In Pochonia chlamydosporia 170 chromosome 3, whole genome shotgun sequence, the following are encoded in one genomic region:
- a CDS encoding histone-fold protein (similar to Metarhizium robertsii ARSEF 23 XP_007822151.1), translated as MSTQPTSFSNFNITSGRLAFGGLHNLWQTSQSPHTRKETEHAEYKEFGRYSIPARLGSWNAYQLQWLKTSIPGAWFACHIDEDPNASLRKILRVAGSPYQRDPGQQSNNDETRAEGVYLINRYDWCYYDETCQSDIIAMSGDYDAKSMFYDDCIGIIDQEHTETQVKIWACQDPRQRQPSPNGVWMHTPGSEYNFGRILFDNNFSEARAFLLFHTTTEFEQINFPGMQEPIIKHESDEEWFLRIVSEGRDLSGIQKIHDFYKPLPNGLNHMAKSTITPPPEDERLGPFDPKHYILDTHDLQALLIHSARPRKIPAENSIDEFYTQPAMYPPRIPEQWRTHVLELLNELVLTYLYTHALPFRSCKSIDEIEKITFDRKAVMGNPHSDNLESHLLAYFCEPRTLQVRDLNLGALGVRIRAFLEAFAGDEPVAFDDECMLGFATAVPKLVIDLLRNAPGLPGVGHIVPEGIRLTVYFDDALLGAVCRSSFFWSGGP; from the coding sequence ATGTCTACCCAGCCTACCTCCTTCtcaaacttcaacatcacaagTGGTCGTCTCGCTTTCGGAGGTCTGCACAACCTCTGGCAAACTTCACAATCTCCCCATACCCGCAAGGAAACAGAGCACGCAGAATACAAAGAGTTTGGACGTTACAGCATCCCTGCACGACTTGGTTCTTGGAACGCATACCAGCTTCAATGGCTGAAGACGTCAATTCCCGGCGCATGGTTCGCCTGTCACATTGACGAAGATCCAAACGCAAGTTTGCGCAAGATTCTCCGAGTAGCCGGATCACCATACCAACGCGATCCGGGGCAACAGTCCAACAATGATGAAACCAGAGCAGAAGGTGTCTACCTCATCAACAGATACGATTGGTGCTACTACGATGAGACTTGCCAGTCAGACATCATTGCCATGTCTGGCGATTATGACGCCAAGTCCATGTTCTACGACGACTGCATCGGCATCATTGACCAAGAACATACAGAAACACAGGTCAAAATATGGGCATGCCAAGATCCAAGACAGCGACAGCCGTCACCAAACGGTGTCTGGATGCACACTCCCGGCTCAGAATACAACTTTGGCAGAATCCTCTTCGACAACAACTTCAGCGAAGCCCGTGCCTTTCTCCTCTTCCACACAACCACCGAATTTGAGCAAATCAACTTCCCTGGCATGCAAGAACCCATCATCAAACACGAATCAGACGAGGAATGGTTCCTCAGAATCGTCTCCGAAGGCCGTGACTTATCTGGCATCCAAAAGATCCACGACTTTTACAAACCTCTTCCCAATGGTCTAAACCACATGGCAAAAAGCACCATCACTCCGCCCCCTGAGGACGAACGCCTCGGACCGTTCGACCCCAAACATTACATCCTGGACACGCACGACCTGCAAGCCCTGCTGATACACTCCGCGCGACCTAGGAAGATCCCCGCAGAAAATTCAATCGATGAGTTCTACACACAGCCTGCGATGTATCCACCGCGTATTCCTGAGCAGTGGCGCACAcatgtccttgagcttctgaATGAGCTTGTTCTGACGTATTTGTATACTCATGCCCTTCCTTTCCGGTCCTGCAAGTCGATAGACGAAATTGAGAAGATCACGTTTGACCGAAAAGCCGTGATGGGGAATCCTCATAGTGATAATTTGGAGAGCCATCTCCTTGCTTATTTTTGCGAGCCACGGACTCTACAGGTGCGGGATTTGAATCTGGGGGCTTTGGGGGTTCGTATTAGAGCGTTTCTAGAGGCTTTTGCGGGGgacgagcctgttgcttTTGATGATGAGTGCATGTTGGGTTTTGCAACGGCGGTTCCCAAGTTGGTGATTGACTTGTTGAGAAACGCGCCGGGTCTTCCTGGCGTGGGACATATTGTCCCCGAGGGTATTAGGTTGACGGTTTACTTTGATGATGCGCTCTTGGGGGCGGTATGTCGTTCGTCCTTTTTCTGGAGTGGAGGGCCATAA
- a CDS encoding beta-galactosidase (similar to Neosartorya fischeri NRRL 181 XP_001259224.1), translating to MRFQPKGLPLQQDESRPDYCNEAVFRRNCLPTRSHHISETSLLLNGSWDFHLASSPAESPDPTTFKSVPWEKLTVPGHWQLQGYGKPWYTNVQYPIPVCPPYVPTENPTGTYRRIFHVPSTWSGDSQLRLRFDGVDSAYHVWVNKKLVGYAQGSRNPSEFDISDFVHRNESNEVVVKVYQWSDGTYIEDQDQWWLSGIFRDVHLISFAKDIRIEDWFLRTDLDEKYENATLQAAVDLFTTSEGKLSISVSELDKNGGERLVSAETTVNKGDTKAEISLQVSNPNKWTAETPYLYNVDITLSNQNAAPQTVRQRIGFRKVELKNGLMTVNGVRIHLRGTNRHEHHPHFGRAVPLEFAKRDLILMKKHNFNALRCSHQPNHPELLDLCDELGLWVMDEADLECHGFYDAVARPLDIPEEMDYEKRKQLAFPQAAQYTTNNPSWKAAYLDRMECLIQRDKNHTSVIMWSLGNEAFYGNNHKAMYAYAKKVDPGRLVHYEGDAHAETADMYSYMYPSVKRIIKLAKEEGVVNGKFEKPIILCEYAHAMGNGPGWLEDYENAFREYPRLQGGFIWEWANHGLWKEDAGYYAYGGDFGDVPNDGTFVMDGLLSSEHHPTHGLLEFKAVNHPVRFEVKDGQLVVENCYNFADLSHLAATFKLEEFGEDAHVLASGPLQLPAVQPGTTSSIPLPDAVAKYKSKEEVYLTISVKLGQETSWATAEHEVAWFQHRLQQSVKPASPSVTLDKLSSKLRVSSEGAIITVSGINFTYRFDQARGVIKSWIANEQEILETDPAVGAALYSSFWRPATDNDVPQSLPYWQRFGVDQLTSQLRSLHVDTSQQDRVVVRAHTFITPPVLAWGFDCEIDYIISNTGLLRINVTRLAATGSIPDHIPRIGFNLRLNKALDKVKWFGRGPGESYPDKKASQRLGIWKVDSVPDLHTPYDVPQENGNRMDTRWVTLTNTAPDPSGIRARRIGDNATFSFVASRHSAETIQAARHPPDLVEENATLLRLDVEVAGVGTGACGPGVREDLKVKCKEMSFGFELEAI from the exons ATGAGATTCCAACCCAAAGGGTTGCCATTGCAACAAGACGAGTCTCGTCCAGACTATTGCAACGAGGCAGTGTTTAGGAGAAACTGCCTGCCTACTCGCTCCCATCACATCTCCGAGACGtcattgctgttgaatgGTAGTTGGGACTTTCACCTAGCTTCCTCTCCTGCAGAGTCACCAGATCCCACTACGTTCAAATCTGTTCCTTGGGAGAAGTTGACGGTCCCAGGCCATTGGCAGCTACAAGGCTATGGCAAGCCTTGGTACACCAATGTACAATACCCGATTCCTGTTTGTCCACCATATGTGCCTACAGAAAATCCAACAGGTACCTACCGACGCATCTTTCATGTGCCGTCAACGTGGTCAGGAGATTCTCAGCTTCGACTGAGGTTCGATGGAGTTGACAGTGCATACCACGTCTGGGTGAACAAGAAATTAGTTGGATATGCTCAAGGATCTAGAAACCCTTCAGAGTTTGACATTTCAGATTTTGTGCATCGAAATGAGTCCAATGAAGTGGTCGTCAAGGTCTATCAGTGGAGCGACGGCACCTATATTGAAGACCAAGATCAGTGGTGGCTATCTG GAATATTCCGAGATGTCCATTTGATATCTTTTGCCAAAGACATCAGAATTGAGGATTGGTTTCTCCGAACTGACCTAGACGAAAAGTATGAAAACGCCACTCTGCAGGCTGCTGTGgacctcttcaccaccagcgAAGGGAAGCTGTCAATCTCGGTCTCTGAGCTTGACAAGAACGGTGGCGAGAGGCTTGTGTCGGCAGAAACGACTGTCAACAAAGGTGATACCAAAGCTGAGATAAGCCTTCAAGtttccaaccccaacaagTGGACTGCAGAGACCCCATACCTGTACAATGTGGACATAACTCTGAGCAACCAGAACGCCGCACCACAGACCGTCCGACAGCGCATTGGATTTCGAAAAGTTGAGCTCAAGAATGGTCTGATGACTGTAAACGGTGTTCGAATCCATCTACGGGGAACAAATCGCCATGAGCATCATCCTCACTTTGGTCGCGCCGTGCCCCTGGAGTTTGCAAAGCGTGATCTAATTCTCATGAAGAAGCACAACTTCAACGCTCTGAGATGTTCACATCAGCCAAACCACCCAGAGCTACTGGATCTATGCGACGAACTGGGTCTCTGGGTCATGGATGAAGCCGACTTGGAGTGTCATGGCTTTTACGATGCCGTAGCTCGACCCCTGGATATCCCTGAAGAAATGGACTACGAAAAGCGGAAGCAACTGGCTTTCCCCCAAGCAGCCCAGTATACCACGAATAATCCGTCGTGGAAGGCAGCCTACCTCGACAGAATGGAGTGCCTCATTCAACGGGACAAGAACCACACCAGTGTCATAATGTGGAGTCTCGGAAACGAAGCCTTCTATGGCAATAACCACAAAGCAATGTACGCTTACGCAAAGAAAGTCGATCCTGGAAGACTCGTTCACTACGAAGGAGATGCGCATGCCGAAACGGCAGACATGTACAGCTACATGTATCCGTCGGTTAAAAGAATAATCAAACTcgcaaaagaagaaggtgttGTAAACGGCAAGTTCGAAAAGCCAATTATCTTGTGCGAATACGCGCACGCCATGGGTAATGGGCCGGGATGGCTGGAAGATTATGAGAATGCGTTCCGCGAATACCCGCGTCTGCAGGGCGGCTTTATCTGGGAATGGGCGAATCATGGTCTTTGGAAAGAAGATGCCGGTTATTATGCGTATGGAGGTGATTTTGGCGACGTTCCAAACGACGGTACTTTTGTCATGGACGGGTTGTTGAGCAGTGAGCATCATCCTACGCATGGTCTGCTGGAGTTTAAGGCTGTCAACCATCCTGTTCGGTTCGAGGTGAAGGATGGTCAGCTTGTGGTTGAGAATTGCTACAATTTTGCCGACCTAAGTCACTTAGCTGCTACATTCAAGTTGGAGGAGTTCGGTGAAGA TGCTCATGTACTCGCTTCTGGACCATTGCAGCTGCCAGCCGTGCAGCCTGGCACCACATCGTCTATCCCGCTTCCGGATGCTGTGGCCAAATacaagagcaaggaggaagtcTATCTAACCATCTctgtcaaacttggccaagagACTTCTTGGGCAACGGCAGAGCATGAGGTAGCATGGTTCCAGCACCGACTGCAGCAATCGGTCAAGCCCGCATCTCCGTCCGTTACCTTGGACAAGCTATCTTCCAAACTGCGAGTCTCCTCTGAAGGTGCTATCATTACCGTATCTGGAATCAATTTCACGTACCGGTTTGATCAAGCCCGTGGCGTTATCAAAAGCTGGATCGCAAACGAGCAAGAAATACTGGAAACAGATCCAGCCGTCGGGGCAGCTCTATACTCATCCTTCTGGAGACCAGCCACTGACAATGACGTCCCCCAGTCTTTGCCATACTGGCAACGTTTTGGAGTTGACCAGCTTACCAGTCAACTTCGCTCGCTTCACGTCGATACTTCCCAGCAAGACAGGGTGGTCGTCAGAGCTCACACCTTCATTACCCCTCCTGTTCTCGCATGGGGATTCGACTGCGAGATTGACTACATCATCTCAAACACCGGTCTGCTACGTATCAATGTCACGCGCCTCGCCGCAACAGGGTCTATACCAGATCACATTCCTCGAATTGGCTTCAACTTGCGCCTAAACAAAGCGCTAGACAAAGTGAAATGGTTTGGTCGCGGACCCGGCGAGAGCTACCCTGACAAGAAGGCGTCTCAGCGTCTCGGCATCTGGAAGGTCGACTCTGTACCTGATCTACATACGCCGTATGATGTTCCCCAAGAGAATGGAAATAGAATGGACACTCGGTGGGTGACGCTTACAAACACCGCTCCTGACCCATCTGGTATTCGAGCTCGGCGCATTGGCGACAACGCAACATTTAGCTTCGTTGCCAGCCGTCATAGTGCTGAGACTATTCAAGCTGCTAGACATCCTCCGGATCTCGTGGAAGAGAATGCTACTCTGTTGAGACTGGACGTTGAAGTTGCTGGGGTTGGCACGGGGGCTTGTGGGCCAGGCGTGCGGGAAGATTTGAAGGTTAAATGTAAGGAGATGTCTTTTGGATTTGAACTAGAGGCCATTTAG
- a CDS encoding C2H2 finger and ankyrin domain-containing protein (similar to Coccidioides immitis RS XP_001242270.1): MATKADDILRRPLYVYDLPGTVLESLTLKADSDSTQIADEEITRTPNEKSPDASTENLVGSQSCSLCALQFTSLQDQRSHLKSDFHNYNLKQKMRNRTPVSEVEFEKLIGDLEESLSGSDSEDSDEEEDDGQQDSTLTALLKRQARLADRQGDGDGEETPEESSSSRRNRGKPPLIWFSSPVLPENHYFGLYRAILTGEDQRHSDLVNVLRKKQVEPISIPKPAKDGTLPPIAYKGPHIFLCMIGGGHFAAMIVSLAPRAAKGSTTMNREATVLAHKTFHRYTTRRKQGGSQSANDNAKGAAHSAGSTLRRYNEQALVDDVRALLRDWKALLDTSELLFIRATGVTNRRTLFGPYEGQVLQHNDTRLRGFPFSTRRATQNELMRSFIELTRLKVREIDPAKEVKETQPQAVPKSASPKPSKPKLSEEEETALLHTSQLQAFIRRSKLPALLSYLSNNNLTADFEFRPTEQNYHAPRPLHLAASQNSAPLVLGLLTRGGADPTIKNGECKTPFELAGDRSTRDAFRVSRSELGESKWPWDAARVPAAMTKAEADRREDREKSEADKKETERRRAEEERLRTEGPQVVDKKPKGNTLGSSMAKTPQEKREEEARGLTPEMRMKLERERRARAAEERLRRMKDS; this comes from the exons ATGGCCACCAAAGCCGACGATATTCTGCGGCGTCCGCTCTACG TCTACGATCTGCCTGGTACAGTCTTGGAGAGCCTGACTCTCAAGGCGGATTCAGATAGCACACAGATCGCGGACGAAGAAATCACCCGTACACCAAACGAAAAGAGCCCCGATGCCTCCACAGAAAACCTCGTCGGATCGCAATCATGTTCCCTTTGCGCCTTGCAATTCACGTCGCTACAGGACCAGCGAAGCCACCTCAAGTCCGACTTCCACAACTACAATTTGAAGCAGAAGATGCGGAATCGAACACCAGTTTCGGAGGTCGAATTCGAAAAGTTGATAGGAGACCTTGAAGAGTCTCTTTCTGGGTCGGATTCAGAGGATTcggacgaagaagaggacgatggGCAACAAGATTCCACTTTGACGGCGTTGCTCAAGAGACAGGCTAGACTGGCTGATAGACAAGGAGATGGCGATGGAGAGGAAACTCCCGAGGAATCAAGTAGTAGCAGACGAAACCGTGGCAAACCGCCCTTGATTTGGTTCAGCTCACCTGTCCTACCGGAGAACCACTACTTTGGACTTTACCGCGCCATTTTAACAGGGGAAGATCAAAGACATTCTGACCTCGTCAATGTTCTACGaaagaagcaagttgagcCAATTTCAATACCGAAGCCAGCCAAAGATGGGACGCTACCGCCCATCGCATACAAGGGACCTCACATCTTTCTATGCATGATTGGAGGCGGGCATTTTGCCGCCATGATCGTTTCCCTCGCCCCAAGAGCCGCAAAAGGAAGTACCACTATGAATCGGGAGGCTACTGTACTGGCTCACAAGACGTTCCATCGATATACCACTCGAAGGAAGCAGGGTGGTTCACAATCTGCAAACGATAATGCCAAGGGGGCGGCTCACTCGGCTGGTTCCACGTTGCGACGATACAACGAACAGGCCctggtggatgatgtgagGGCACTACTGCGCGACTGGAAAGCGTTACTGGACACATCAGAGCTATTATTCATTCGAGCAACTGGCGTCACGAATCGAAGAACGCTCTTCGGGCCGTATGAGGGACAAGTCTTGCAGCACAACGATACCAGGCTGCGTGGATTTCCATTCAGCACAAGGCGTGCCACACAAAATGAACTCATGAGGTCCTTTATCGAGTTAACCCGGCTCAAGGTCAGGGAAATCGACCCAGCCAAGGAGGTAAAGGAGACGCAGCCACAGGCCGTCCCTAAATCTGCTAGCCCCAAACCATCTAAACCGAAGCTatcggaggaggaagagacaGCTCTCCTACACACATCACAACTACAAGCCTTTATCCGACGATCAAAACTACCCGCCCTACTATCCTACCTCTCCAATAACAACCTCACAGCGGACTTTGAGTTCCGACCTACAGAGCAGAACTACCACGCTCCACGACCTCTTCACCTTGCAGCCTCGCAAAATTCAGCACCCCTTGTTCTCGGTCTTCTTACTCGCGGCGGCGCAGACCCGACCATCAAAAATGGCGAGTGCAAAACACCCTTCGAGCTAGCCGGCGACAGAAGCACTCGTGATGCATTCCGTGTGTCTCGTTCGGAACTAGGAGAAAGCAAGTGGCCCTGGGATGCGGCCAGAGTTCCAGCAGCAATGACAAAGGCCGAGGCTGATCGTAGAGAAGATCGTGAAAAGTCAGAAGCAGATAAGAAGGAAACTGAGAGGAGAAGGGCCGAAGAGGAGCGGCTACGAACCGAGGGACCTCAGGTAGTTGATAAAAAGCCCAAGGGAAATACTTTGGGCTCTAGTATGGCCAAGACGCCGCAGGAGAaaagggaggaggaggcgagggGGTTGACGCCAGAaatgaggatgaagttggagCGGGAGCGGAGGGCGAGGGCTGCGGAAGAGCGGCTTCGCAGGATGAAGGACTCGTAG
- a CDS encoding C6 zinc finger domain-containing protein (similar to Verticillium alfalfae VaMs.102 XP_003002905.1), whose protein sequence is MNMQDLVSADPPTLSEPSRKRLRTSHACDVCRSRKIRCDGNRPCATCVASDQPCAYGSEASSRGKTDLVLDGVLRIEKALHELNSTLAQHATTSVAIRGAHATSPATVPASASPYVDSPPVTEAESSRTSHPNPRTPISVNDARTDKGNSFENAVLDSMHTSTTESVLSWHHFDVFPSLRNDYTSIFQLEQSRFTLPIKQSTIYPYATPEDVNSILESFEHNVNFWYPTMSQRQIERTRILLNSGVTPEDNVEACIALLTMALGCASQVTTDMEVGSSVSDQDARRRASRRQMGDVYFDAALKKAYVAHLGVTSLSAQCLFFVGLYFAFLARPLQAWEYIGATAAKCMMLLSYPPDQASHEDRERTRRIFWSCYILESDYIAELSASPVSGISRIESSIPLPGTYNTHTTPTEEEQSSLYFLACISMRRLLNRVHQLLYASGTGAALDTARFPYIVAELQHQLDEWRNFLPPTFSFTVDMQPASNAASGFLRQRYLTCRSVIYRPYLMWLLSGSRGGNDDLSASAPSQDARTNCKACLDACLMHILNLRGFSQTVLVDTWICSLSMACAMLVLLAACRVPSLRSLIDPEVLMAGEHLKQLLQGWHRIIGGPRSPSVEQSIRIIHEADRFIRDAYLPSPRDGFAVPKKPRV, encoded by the exons ATGAATATGCAAGACCTGGTGTCGGCGGATCCGCCGACACTGTCTGAGCCCTCGAGGAAGCGGCTAAGGACGTCGCATGCG TGCGATGTATGTCGCAGTCGCAAGATACG ATGTGACGGCAATCGCCCATGTGCTACTTGTGTAGCTTCAGATCAGCCATGTGCATATGGTTCTGAAGCAAGCTC ACGTGGCAAGACAGATTTGGTTCTTGATGGAGTCTTGCGAATAGAAAAGGCCCTTCATGAACTCAATTCTACTCTT GCTCAACATGCAACTACATCTGTCGCCATTCGAGGTGCACACGCCACATCTCCAGCTACAGTCCCGGCCTCAGCCAGCCCCTATGTCGACTCACCACCCGTCACAGAGGCTGAATCTAGTCGAACATCGCATCCAAACCCTAGGACGCCAATCAGCGTCAATGATGCCCGCACTGACAAAGGTAACAGCTTCGAAAACGCGGTTCTTGACTCTATGCACACATCAACCACCGAATCGGTTTTGTCATGGCAccattttgatgttttcCCATCCTTGCGTAACGACTACACTTCCATATTCCAATTAGAGCAATCAAGGTTTACATTACCTATCAAACAATCCACCATATACCCCTACGCAACACCAGAGGACGTCAACTCCATACTGGAGTCTTTTGAGCACAATGTCAACTTTTGGTATCCTACCATGTCACAGAGACAGATTGAACGAACAAGGATTTTGCTAAACTCTGGAGTAACGCCTGAAGACAACGTGGAAGCATGCATTGCTTTGTTGACCATGGCGCTCGGGTGCGCCAGCCAAGTAACcacggacatggaggttgGTAGCAGTGTGTCGGACCAAGATGCCAGGCGGCGGGCGTCTCGGAGGCAGATGGGTGATGTGTACTTTGACGCGGCGCTGAAGAAGGCATATGTGGCGCATCTCGGCGTCACATCGTTGTCGGCTCAATGCTTGTTCTTCGTAGG CTTATACTTTGCTTTCTTAGCAAGACCACTCCAAGCTTGGGAATACATCGGTGCAACTGCAGCAAAATGCATGATGCTTTTATCTtatccaccagaccaggcatCCCATGAGGATAGAGAACGTACCAGGAGGATATTCTGGTCTTGCTATATCCTCGAAAG TGACTACATTGCAGAGCTGTCTGCCAGTCCAGTCTCTGGCATCTCCCGGATAGAGTCTTCCATTCCTCTACCAGGCACCTACAACACTCACACAACTCCAACCGAGGAAGAGCAATCTTCCCTCTACTTTCTGGCCTGTATCAGTATGCGCCGACTCTTGAATCGGGTTCACCAGCTACTGTATGCTAGCGGAACTGGGGCAGCCCTTGATACCGCTCGTTTTCCTTATATTGTCGCCgaacttcaacatcaacttgacGAATGGCGGAATTTCTTGCCACCCACTTTTTCTTTTACCGTCGATATGCAACCAGCATCTAATGCGGCTAGTGGATTCTTGAGGCAGCGATACCTTACCTGCAGAAGTGTCATCTACCGTCCCTATCTAATGTGGCTTCTTAGTGGGAGCCGCGGCGGCAATGACGACTTGAGTGCCAGTGCTCCAAGTCAAGATGCCAGAACAAATTGCAAAGCATGTCTGGATGCATGTTTGATGCACATTCTCAATTTAAGAGGCTTTTCCCAGACTGTTCTTGTTGATACGTGGATCTGCTCACTTTC CATGGCATGCGCCATGCTTGTATTGCTGGCCGCATGTCGTGTTCCATCACTCCGGAGTCTTATCGACCCAGAAGTTCTCATGGCGGGCGAACACCTGAAACAGCTCCTACAAGGCTGGCATCGAATTATAGGCGGACCGAGAAGTCCTAGCGTAGAACAGAGCATACGCATTATTCACGAGGCGGATAGATTTATCAGGGACGCGTATTTACCAAGCCCAAGGGATGGGTTTGCTGTGCCTAAGAAGCCGA GAGTGTAG
- a CDS encoding sugar transporter (similar to Neosartorya fischeri NRRL 181 XP_001259225.1), producing MAVSEKEQPAVGHHDDTPDVGALIQLSDDVDQRESSPWTFSMFRLYLVLGCAYLCGCLNGYDGSLMGGLNAMPSYQNYFGMDSAGSSTGLVFAMYNIGSVAAVFFTGPVNDYFGRRWGMFTGCLIVIIGTCVQAPSTNHGQFLAGRFVLGFGVSFCCVSAPCYVSEMAHPRWRGTLTGLYNCTWYIGSIIASWTVYGCSFINNNSGWRIPIWCQMVTSGIVALVVFWLPESPRWLMAQDRHADAIKVLATYHGEGDEKHPMVQLQMHEMSSQIAAEASDKKWWDYHELWNTHSARRRLICVLGMACFGQISGNSLSSYYLPVMLKNAGILDPQKQLALNGVNPALCLIGAVLGARMTDVVGRRPLLLYTIVFASCCFAILTGTSKLSIDDPSNTAAANTTVAFIFIFGIVFSFGWTPLQSMYIAETLPTATRAKGTAIGNFASSAASTVIQYSSGPAFENIHYYFYLVFVFWDLFEAVFIYFFFPETKDRTLEELAEVFEAPNPVKKSLEKRSAQTVMNTLNVTEDTKTVASV from the exons ATGGCAGTCTCCGAAAAAGAACAGCCTGCTGTGGGTCACCATGATGACACCCCAGACGTAGGGGCTCTTATACAGCTGAGTGACGATGTCGATCAGAGGGAGAGCTCTCCATGGACATTTTCCATGTTTCGGCTGTATCTTGTCCTGGGCTGCGCTTATCTGTGCGGTTGTCTG AACGGATATGATGGCTCACTAATGGGTGGTCTAAACGCTATGCCATCCTATCAAAACTACTTTGGCAT GGACTCTGCTGGTTCCAGTACCGGCCTGGTGTTCGCAATGTACAATATCGGTTCGGTCGCGGCAGTCTTTTTCACAGGCCCCGTAAACGACTACTTTGGCCGACGATGGGGAATGTTCACTGGTTGCCTTATCGTTATCATTGGTACTTGCGTACAggcaccatcaacaaaccaCGGTCAGTTCCTCGCTGGGCGTTTCGTTCTCGGTTTCGGTGTCAGCTTCTGCTGCGTGTCGGCACCATGTTACGTCAGTGAGATGGCTCACCCACGATGGCGGGGGACACTCACTGGGCTGTATAACTGCACTTGGTATATCGGCAGCATCATTGCCAGCTGGACCGTGTACGGCTGCAGCTTTATCAATAACAACTCAGGTTGGAGAATTCCCATTTGGTGCCAAATGGTTACTTCCGGCATAGTCGCGTTAGTTGTGTTTTGGCTGCCCGAATCTCCTCGCTGGCTGATGGCGCAGGACCGTCACGCCGATGCTATCAAGGTCCTCGCCACATATCACGGTGAAGGAGATGAGAAACACCCCATGGTTCAACTGCAGATGCATGAAATGAGCAGCCAAATCGCTGCTGAGGCATCCGACAAGAAATGGTGGGACTATCACGAGCTTTGGAATACACACAGTGCCCGCCGGCGTCTTATTTGTGTTCTCGGGATGGCCTGTTTCGGGCAAATCAGCGGTAACAGTTTGAGTTCCTACTATTTACCCGTCATGTTGAAGAACGCTGGAATACTTGACCCGCAAAAGCAGCTCGCGCTCAACGGCGTCAATCCTGCCCTGTGCTTAATAGGGGCAGTTCTCGGCGCTCGTATGACTGATGTTGTCGGTCGTCGACCTCTGTTGCTGTACACTATCGTCTTCGcatcttgttgttttgcCATTCTAACGGGCACCAGCAAGTTGTCTATAGACGACCCATCTAACACGGCAGCGGCCAACACCACGGTGGcgttcatcttcatcttcggtATAGTCTTTTCATTTGGCTGGACACCACTTCAGTCCATGTACATTGCCGAGACTTTGCCCACGGCAACCCGTGCTAAGGGCACCGCTATTGGCAATTTTGCCAGTTCTGCTGCCTCTACTGTCATTCAGTATAGCAGTGGGCCAGCATTCGAAAATATCCACTACTATTTCTACCTGGTTTTTGTCTTCTGGGACCTCTTTGAGGCGGTCTTTAtctacttcttcttccctgAGACCAAAGACCGCACGCTTGAGGAGCTGGCAGAGGTATTTGAAGCACCGAATCCTgtgaagaagagcttggagaAGCGAAGCGCACAAACGGTGATGAACACGTTGAATGTGACGGAGGACACAAAGACGGTAGCTAGTGTGTGA